The Nitrospinota bacterium genome contains the following window.
CCCTTGGGCCTCGAAGGGTCTTATGGGTTGTGGTGGTTACGAATTCTGAATGGGGAATGGGGCTTGGATGGAGTTTGGCAGCAATAAGGCCTGCAATATGAGCAATATCAACCATGATTAAGGTCTCAACCTTGTCTGCAATCCTTCTAAATGCCTCAAAATCGATTATCCTCGGATAGGCACTTCCTCCAACAACGATAAGCTTCGGTCTGTGCTGTTGGGCAAGGTTTTCTACTTCTTCAAAATCAATGGTCTCTGTATCCTTTCTTACACCATAAGATACGACCTTAAACATTCTCCCTGAGTAATTCACAGGGCTTCCATGCGTCAGGTGCCCTCCGTGTGAGAGGTTCATGCCCATGAAGGTATCGCCTGGTTCCAAAACAGCGTTATATACAGCAATATTGGCCTGAGTCCCTGAGTGAGGCTGGACATTGACCCATTCCGCACCAAAAAGCTCCTTCGCTCTTGAAATAGCAAGGTTTTCTGCGATATCTACAAATTCACAACCCCCATAATACCTCTTTCCTGGATAGCCCTCAGCATACTTATTTGTCATTACACTCCCTGCAGCTTCCAATACAGCCTCGCTGACGAAGTTTTCAGATGCAATCAGCTCCAGCTTATAAGCCTGTCTTTCTGTCTCTAATTTTATTGCTTCAGCTATCTCTGGATCTACATCTATCAACCGTTTCATTCTGATCATATCCTCCTAAGATAACGATTTTCTAATCCTTTCCTCAATCTCCATAAGTTTATCTAATCTTCTCTTATGTCTCCCTCCTGCAAATTCGGTATTTAACCAGGTCTTCACAATCTCTTTAGCCTGTTCTATATCTGTTACTCTTCCTCCTAAGGTCAGGATATTCGAATCATTATGTTCTCTGCTCATTTTTGCTGTATAAATATCATGGCATAGCCCAGCTCTTACATTGGGAAACTTATTTGCAACCATTGACATCCCAATCCCTGTCCCGCATACCAGAATACCCCTTTTTACTTCTCCCTTGGAAACCGAAGATGCAACCTTCTCCGCATAATCAGGATAATCTACGGATTCATCATCCTTAGTTCCAAAATCAATGCAGCCAAATCCTTCTCTATCTAAAAACCTC
Protein-coding sequences here:
- the glyA gene encoding serine hydroxymethyltransferase, which encodes MKRLIDVDPEIAEAIKLETERQAYKLELIASENFVSEAVLEAAGSVMTNKYAEGYPGKRYYGGCEFVDIAENLAISRAKELFGAEWVNVQPHSGTQANIAVYNAVLEPGDTFMGMNLSHGGHLTHGSPVNYSGRMFKVVSYGVRKDTETIDFEEVENLAQQHRPKLIVVGGSAYPRIIDFEAFRRIADKVETLIMVDIAHIAGLIAAKLHPSPIPHSEFVTTTTHKTLRGPRGGMIMCKEKFGPLINKNIFPGSQGGPLMHVIAAKAVAFKEALTEEFNEYQKQIINNAKTLANRLTEKGLRLVSGGTDTHLMLVDLTDTGLTGKQAEEALDVSGITVNKNTIPFETRSPFVTSGIRIGTPAVTTRGMREKEMELIGDFIKEVLEHIDNKETQKKVRDKVKELCLKFPLYSERLNI
- the rpiB gene encoding ribose 5-phosphate isomerase B; this translates as MENIAIASDHGGFELKEAIKRFLDREGFGCIDFGTKDDESVDYPDYAEKVASSVSKGEVKRGILVCGTGIGMSMVANKFPNVRAGLCHDIYTAKMSREHNDSNILTLGGRVTDIEQAKEIVKTWLNTEFAGGRHKRRLDKLMEIEERIRKSLS